The following proteins are encoded in a genomic region of Procambarus clarkii isolate CNS0578487 chromosome 23, FALCON_Pclarkii_2.0, whole genome shotgun sequence:
- the LOC123763893 gene encoding serine/arginine repetitive matrix protein 5-like — translation MRNGTSALINMRNGTSALINMRNGTSALINMRNGTSVPHKHEERDVSPHKHEERDVSPHKHEERDVSPHKHEERDVSPHKHEERDVSPHKHEERDVSPHKHEERDVSPHKHEERDVSPHKHEERDVSPHKHEERDVSPHKHEERDVSPHKHEERDVSPHKHEERDVSPHKHEERDVSPHKHEERDVSPHKHEERDVSYERDVSPHKHEERDVSPHKHEERDVSPHKHEERDVSPHKHEERDVSPHKHEERDVSPHKHEERATHHNICQGNNGGTQASSNIFITLTNDAASSPTSPFSCERVGGSSSSPTIPSAVREWEGAAPLPPFPQL, via the coding sequence ATGAGGAACGGGACGTCAGCCCTCATAAACATGAGGAACGGGACGTCAGCCCTCATAAACATGAGGAACGGGACGTCAGCCCTCATAAACATGAGGAACGGGACGTCAGTCCCTCATAAACATGAGGAACGGGACGTCAGCCCTCATAAACATGAGGAACGGGACGTCAGTCCTCATAAACATGAGGAACGGGACGTCAGCCCTCATAAACATGAGGAACGGGACGTCAGCCCTCATAAACATGAGGAACGGGACGTCAGCCCTCATAAACATGAGGAACGGGACGTCAGTCCTCATAAACATGAGGAACGGGACGTCAGTCCTCATAAACATGAGGAACGGGACGTCAGTCCTCATAAACATGAGGAACGGGACGTCAGTCCTCATAAACATGAGGAACGGGACGTCAGCCCTCATAAACATGAGGAACGGGACGTCAGCCCTCATAAACATGAGGAACGGGACGTCAGTCCTCATAAACATGAGGAACGGGACGTCAGCCCTCATAAACATGAGGAACGGGACGTCAGTCCTCATAAACATGAGGAACGGGACGTCAGTCCTCATAAACATGAGGAACGGGACGTCAGCTATGAACGGGACGTCAGCCCTCATAAACATGAGGAACGGGACGTCAGTCCTCATAAACATGAGGAACGGGACGTCAGCCCTCATAAACATGAGGAACGGGACGTCAGTCCTCATAAACATGAGGAACGGGACGTCAGCCCTCATAAACATGAGGAACGGGACGTCAGCCCTCATAAACATGAGGAACGGGCCACTCACCATAACATCTGTCAAGGAAACAATGGAGGAACTCAAGCATCCTCCAATATTTTTATAACTCTCACTAATGACGCAGCCTCCTCTCCCACCTCTCCCTTTAGCtgtgagagagtgggagggagcagCTCCTCTCCCACCATTCCCTCAGCtgtgagagagtgggagggagcagCTCCTCTCCCACCATTCCCTCAGCtgtga